The Candidatus Cloacimonadota bacterium genome window below encodes:
- the nadC gene encoding carboxylating nicotinate-nucleotide diphosphorylase, producing MKIDWLIEKALQEDLGTGDITSNYLNLDNNKSIAFLIAKEKGILAGLDVAIEVFRKLDPNITWVAYKRDGDKLRKGDEIIKFNGSTRAILAGERVALNFIQRLSGIATITREMVDILKPYNTKLLDTRKTTPLLRELEKYAVKIGGGYNHRFGLYDMIMLKDNHIQAAGSITKAVNQVRKHNLNYKIEVEVKNLQELREAYNCRVDRIMLDNMSLKSICKAVALFGGKVELEVSGGVNLTNIKKYAETGVQYISAGFITHSAKALDISLLFRE from the coding sequence ATGAAGATTGACTGGCTTATTGAAAAGGCGTTACAAGAAGATCTCGGCACAGGTGACATAACAAGCAATTATCTCAATTTAGACAACAACAAATCAATCGCTTTTTTAATAGCTAAAGAGAAGGGAATTTTAGCCGGTTTAGATGTAGCTATTGAAGTATTTCGTAAACTCGATCCCAACATCACTTGGGTTGCTTATAAAAGAGATGGGGATAAACTCCGTAAGGGTGATGAGATAATTAAATTTAACGGTTCCACGAGAGCAATTTTAGCCGGTGAAAGAGTAGCCCTGAATTTTATCCAAAGATTGAGCGGTATAGCAACAATAACCAGAGAGATGGTTGATATTCTCAAACCCTATAATACCAAGCTCTTAGACACTCGTAAAACTACCCCATTATTACGAGAATTAGAAAAATACGCCGTTAAAATTGGTGGTGGCTATAATCATCGGTTCGGGCTCTATGATATGATAATGCTTAAAGATAATCATATTCAGGCAGCCGGTTCTATAACCAAAGCGGTTAATCAAGTTCGCAAACACAATTTAAATTATAAAATCGAAGTAGAAGTAAAGAATCTGCAAGAACTTCGGGAAGCCTATAACTGTCGGGTGGACAGGATTATGCTCGACAATATGTCTCTCAAGAGCATCTGTAAAGCAGTTGCCCTCTTTGGCGGGAAGGTTGAATTAGAAGTTTCAGGCGGTGTTAATCTCACTAATATCAAAAAATATGCTGAAACCGGTGTACAATATATCTCTGCAGGTTTTATCACCCATTCAGCAAAAGCATTGGATATTAGTTTATTGTTCAGGGAGTAG